The window CTTCGACCCTTTCTCCCTCGACCTCTGGGACCCCTTCAAGgacttccttttccttcctcctccctctccgccTCTAATTTCCCTCAAACTGTCCGGGAAAATACTGCTTTTGTGAACACGAGGATCGACTGGAGGGAGACCCCGGAGGCCCACGTTTTCAAGGCAGATCTCCCCGGGCTCAAGAAGGAGGAAGTCAAGGTGGAGATCGAGGACGATCGAGTGCTCCAGATAAGCGGCGAGAGGAACGCGGAGAAGGAAGACAAGAACGACACGTGGCACCGGGTGGAGAGGAGCAGCGGGAAGTTCATGAGGAGGTTCAGGCTGCCGGAGAACGCGAGGATGGATCAGGTGAAGGCGTCGATGGAGAACGGGGTGCTCACCGTCAGTGTTCCCaaggtggaggagaagaagcctGAGGTCAAGGCCATCGAGATCTCCGGTTGAGAGTCGGTGAATCTATGGTCCTCGTTGCGACTTGTGCTATATATAGAGCAAGTATGCTGTGTTATGTGTGGGTTGGGAGGCTCGGTCCCATGGTGTCTGATATAGCGATATGTCGTCCCATAATGACTCTTTACTTGTAATGAAATTCGAAGTTACTATTTCCTAACTTCTGTTTGAGGTGATGTTGGTTCCTCAAAAGTCTTTTGATTGTGGTTTGTTCGTGGGACGTTCCTTATTTTGATTTACATACTGCTTCCGGGAGTtcaattagtttaattatttttggatgattaattcaatttctGGGAAGGATACCTCCAAAGTGCAGGATGTACTCTGCACATTGTGATCGTTTTTTCAGTTGGGTTTGGAGGTACCTGCAATATGGAGAAGATGATAAGTTTGGGATGAAAACAAGCTAGAAACCACATTACTCCTTTGGACTCAGTGTAAGGTTTGGGGTTCCTTCTGCTGCAATGTATCAAATTTGTCAGGTAACAGGACAAAATATTTGATGTGGCCTTTAATTGTTGTTCCATCATCATCAGGTCAGAGAGAAATTATCAGATTCACTGGTTCCTATATTGAGGCGTGCGAAGTATCGCCTTTTCCGATGCTCATGTTGATTTGGTCTTTGAAAGCCGCGGCTCTCAGCCTTATCTCTGTCCCTTCCTTGCCAACCGTCAGCCTTCTCACAGCTTGCTCCATCTGTTTCTGATCTAGACCACACTCTTAACTCCAATCCCACCATCCGAATGTGGCGCGAGTACCTCACCTTAGCATTCTGGTCTCTGAAGCACGGTGGGCATATCGTTGGGACTCCTTCGGAAATGATTTCCAAGGTCGAATTCCATCTGCAATAGGTCCAAAAACTTCCCGTGGCACGATGTGCTAAAACTTACTCCTACAAAGCCCATCTCGCAACACAGCCAGTTTCTTCGTTGGCTTCTTCGTACCCGTCTGGTAATAGCTCGATTCACTCTTAGCCTCTGTCTGAGCTAGGCCGGACTAGCCACAAGAACGTTGCTGTTCACCAACCCCCAAGCCAATTCTGCAAACTTTCCCTGATTCATTGAAGCCAAGCTTCCTAAGCTCACATAAATAACTCAGGTAAATTTGTATGTAGATTtaaaaaagtctatttatgacTTTAAGTAAGCTTTTAGATAATAGtatttaaagtttcatagtgttgtcaGATATAAAGTAGATTGGTGTATATGCTATATACATTTGCGAGTAATGCCATTAGATTACTGCATGCACGAGACAAAGTGGAtgttatcaaaaaattttaatatgaaagaccttggtgagttatcttttgttcttggcataAAGGTTTATATGGATCGTTCTCGCTATTTATTGGGTTTGTCTTAGAGGGCATATGTTGATCGTATTTTAGAAAGATTTAATATGCATCATTGCAATCCAGGttgataaattgagtcttttataatattataattcagattttgagaaagctcaaatgaatGATGTACCTTATGTTAGTGTACTTGAAAGTGTCATGTATGTTCAAGTTTGCATTAGACCAGATATTATTTTTGCGACAGGACTTCTAAGTATATACAAATGAAATCTAGAATGTGATCACTAAATTGTTGTCAAGAACATTTTAAGGTATTTAAAGAGGACAATATATTAAATgctaatttatagacatgtttTGGACTTACAGCTAATAGGGTATTCGGATGCAAATTTTGATGGTTgtcaaaataatatgaaatcgATAacaaaatacatatttatgttagcaggagGTGCATAAATCTATATATTCTTTTACAACGCAAGTAGAATTTGTAGCATGCTTTTCAGCTGCTACTCAGGCTATTTGGCTCCAGAATCTTATTAGGgaattaactattttttattttgtggatATGCCTATATAGTTATATTATAACAATAACTCTATagtgttgtttattaataacaataGAAGTCTCAAGAATTCTAAGCACGTGGAGGTCAAGTTTATGACTATAAAGGAGTCAGTACGGAATAGTGACGTTACAGTAGATCATATTCCTACAGATGATATGATTGTAGATCCATTAACTAAAGGCCTATGCCATTGTGTGTTTAAGTGGCATGTTATTAGCATGAGCTTATGAGCATTTTGGGATGCTGTTATTTAATGagagttgtttttatttttcttttaataaagtttatatTTGTGTTTGTTACAATTAGTAGCGTTTTGATATAGATCAACGTttacattcaataaaatatttttaaatgaattgttattatgttgaatatatattgataaaagtcTCAATGTATTGATATAAACCTTAAGTGAATGTTAAGGGCATTCGGTTATTAGCCTTGAGCATATGTTTTATTACACATAAAGAAATATTAACTATAACGACAAGGCATACGTAGGTTCACtagaatcataaaaatattttctaatggCATAGGTTTTTGTGAcacttaaggtaagagaatgatGATTGACAAATGAGAtttctctctatgagagatgttatccatttacCACACTACTATATTAAattcatatcaataaagttgaaagcaCTCGTGACCATGAAAGATTTTGTGTGTATACATGTAGTTCCTATCATGATTTGGTGTTTGAGACTTTAtaggatatgattgactattgaGAATTATCTATAAACCAATGTACGTACATgcaatacaatttcaattaatataactCAAGTGAAAGAATATaaagttttcctaatgtgggttacattaattaatattgtaatttaccgttttacggcgttggtctaaagtgagatagaaagtttcttaattaatttaatatggaGATGGTTAGTGTGGGTCAAGTTGAACTTGACCCGTAACGAGATGGCCTAGTTGGAAacactataaatataaatagtGTTTAAGTTTCTCATctaaccctaattttcattattatcaTCACAAATGAGCATTTACCTAATGCAAAAGGGTGAAGGGGGCCATTTCAATTAGCCAATGATATAGAGCACAATAGAGGTGAAGGACTTGTGCTTGAATCATCGCTTTTTTGCTTTCGCATCAAGAATGATGAATTTCAAAATAAGTGCGTTAATCTTTATACTTGATTATatgtgttcttgttctagttatggagatcatgGGTTATGCGTTTTAGCATCTAACATCCCTCTCTGAAGTCTAGATCTAAATCTGGGTCGCCCGTCTAATGCTTCGTCGAGGGTTGCTAGGGGCAGTCGAGGATCTAGAAGAGCACGTCTAGGTCACTGAGGTCTAGGTTGGCATGGGTCTAGGTTGCTAGTCTAATGCTCCACTGAATGTTGCGTAAGGTTTGTTGACGATGGCTAAGGTTGTCTGATGGTTTGGTTTTGCTTGCTTGGGTTGATGATAGTGTGTTTAGGTCGCCTATCTGATGCTCTACCAAGGGTCATCAAGGGTGGCCGAGGGTCTCCAAGGATCTGGGTTGACGATCGTGTAGTCTAGGTCGTCAAGGTCATGCGACCCTCAGGGTCTCCTAGCTTAGGCTACCCAAGGTTGCTTCACCTCAGTGTCACCTTGCATGACCTCTTCAACGATTCAATTGTTGCTGGCATTCAATTTGCTTCCCAAGTTTGCTCCCAAGATGAGATATCTCTACTCTCTAGTAGTTatatactttattttttttcgttcttttttctaCCTTCAAAGTTACATTGCAAAAATATCATGAAAGTCACTTAACCAAACAATATTTACTTTGAGTCAAAGATTCATGGGGCAATGACTTTGCATTCTCTCAAAACTCTCCCAAACACGCATTCTAAGTTGAAGTGATTGGTTTCAAGGTGGGTAGATTTTAGACTTAAAATCTGAAATCTAATCTATTAGAACCGATTCCCagtttttggaacctaaaacctatctCGTATGTCTTGGAACCTGTcattcttttattccttttttttaggTTCACTTTTTATAGCAAAATGATACAAGTAATAAAATggttcaaagtaaaagatgacTGAGGGTGAAGGAGCAAAGGTGAGTTAGGAACGGGCAAGGGTGAGCTGTGAGTGAGTGAGGAGGAGGGTGAGTAGCTAGCAAGTGAGAGAGAATTGTGAAATGTTTGCGTAAGGGTgaagagaatagaaaaagagagagagagaaaaaaatatgttaaGAGAAAATTGGGGTTTCTAAACTTTACCAAACTTGTACCAAATTTGATCCGATGACATATGGTTCTTCttaagtcaaaaaaaaaattgcaaacaagATTGGTtccaattgaaattcaaacaaGATCCGGTTCTCGAATAGAACCGGCCCGACAGTAGAGCCCTACTAACAAACCCTAGTATCATAAAAACCCTGGTGTCGTAACGTCATTGGCCCAGTATCTACCTGGTATGagatgattatatttttttagcaaGAGGAACTCCTTGAATCACATCTTTTGATTAGTGGCAAATAAACTTGATTTATATTCATGATTTAGGATCCATCGAATTTAATTGGACAAAATCTTATTTAATCAAGAATAGAGGAAATTAAGGGCGATcgcaaaatagaaatagaattcGTCATCATCGTAATGTGACGGACCAAGTGTTTCCAGATGGACCTACGGGATTCGCCATTTCTCTCGAACTTCGTCCACCGACACTCAGAAAGACCACGAAGGTACGAGAATGATCCTCTCT of the Eucalyptus grandis isolate ANBG69807.140 chromosome 10, ASM1654582v1, whole genome shotgun sequence genome contains:
- the LOC104422427 gene encoding LOW QUALITY PROTEIN: 17.5 kDa class I heat shock protein (The sequence of the model RefSeq protein was modified relative to this genomic sequence to represent the inferred CDS: deleted 2 bases in 1 codon); its protein translation is MSLIPSWFGGRRSNVFDPFSLDLWDPFKDFLPSSSLSASNFPQTVRENTAFVNTRIDWRETPEAHVFKADLPGLKKEEVKVEIEDDRVLQISGERNAEKEDKNDTWHRVERSSGKFMRRFRLPENARMDQVKASMENGVLTVSVPKVEEKKPEVKAIEISG